A genomic segment from Pseudovibrio sp. Tun.PSC04-5.I4 encodes:
- a CDS encoding restriction endonuclease, protein MVSNPTVWGVHMGVHVSDRPIEGGYVGIGWLAMGDLTKIGASREAFKTALVAAYPDKKTGAIPVDAGSMFKFLHKIKADDIVVYPSKFDRMVNIGRFTGKAIYVPDDHDEYPTHQKVEWLGHFPRDEFSQTALNEIGSFLTMFRVRRHANEFLRKVNLMGDGTTPDAAAAQADAQDDIADDDTATVSATIQAETSTSDFVIKRLMKELSGHQFEELIAHLLECMGYTARVTPKSGDGGVDVIAHMDPLGFQPPIVKVQCKRTTSQTSRPDVDQLLGTLGDGEYGLFINLGSFARGAVELERNRAKLRLINGEQLVMILFENYANLAPRYRVLVPLKQIFVPDLTQE, encoded by the coding sequence ATGGTAAGTAACCCAACAGTCTGGGGCGTTCACATGGGTGTGCATGTCTCTGACCGGCCTATTGAGGGCGGCTATGTAGGCATCGGTTGGCTCGCTATGGGCGATTTAACAAAAATAGGCGCTAGCCGTGAAGCCTTCAAAACCGCGTTGGTCGCGGCTTATCCAGACAAGAAAACCGGGGCCATTCCAGTCGATGCAGGTTCAATGTTTAAGTTCCTGCATAAAATCAAAGCGGATGACATTGTAGTATACCCGTCCAAATTTGATCGCATGGTGAATATTGGGCGCTTTACAGGCAAAGCAATTTACGTGCCGGATGATCATGACGAATACCCGACACACCAAAAGGTAGAATGGTTAGGCCATTTTCCACGTGACGAGTTCAGCCAGACTGCCTTGAACGAAATCGGTTCATTCCTGACTATGTTTAGGGTGCGTCGCCACGCCAACGAGTTCCTACGCAAAGTAAACCTCATGGGTGATGGAACCACGCCAGACGCGGCAGCGGCTCAGGCGGATGCACAAGATGATATTGCTGATGACGACACCGCTACTGTTTCCGCTACAATACAGGCCGAGACCAGCACGAGTGATTTTGTAATAAAGCGGCTAATGAAAGAGCTTAGTGGCCATCAGTTCGAAGAGTTAATTGCGCATCTTTTGGAATGCATGGGGTATACTGCCCGCGTAACACCAAAATCAGGTGACGGCGGGGTCGATGTTATTGCTCATATGGACCCGTTGGGCTTTCAGCCACCTATTGTAAAGGTACAATGTAAGCGCACAACCAGCCAGACCTCAAGGCCGGATGTTGACCAACTATTAGGGACGCTTGGGGATGGGGAATATGGCCTGTTCATAAACCTAGGCTCTTTTGCTCGTGGTGCGGTCGAACTTGAGCGCAATCGAGCAAAACTGCGGCTGATCAATGGTGAACAGCTCGTAATGATCCTGTTTGAAAACTACGCAAATCTAGCACCTCGATACCGGGTTCTAGTTCCCCTCAAGCAAATTTTTGTACCTGATCTTACGCAGGAATGA
- a CDS encoding DnaJ domain-containing protein has protein sequence MKISDALSILGLSSGADQTEIKAAYKLAAKKYHPDLNPAGGEMMKLVNAAFDELRNATSTQTSEEADVNYGEELNAALNAIIDLEGLEIEICGAWLWVGGNTFPHKEVLKAASFKFARKKQKWNFRPAAWKSNSRGGFSMEDIREAHGSARPSRPARRGFALGVAA, from the coding sequence ATGAAAATCTCAGACGCCCTTTCAATCCTTGGACTTTCCTCCGGTGCAGATCAAACCGAAATCAAAGCGGCCTACAAGCTTGCCGCCAAAAAATACCACCCAGATTTGAACCCCGCAGGAGGGGAGATGATGAAGCTTGTTAATGCTGCCTTTGATGAGTTGCGCAATGCAACCAGCACCCAAACGAGCGAAGAAGCAGATGTAAACTACGGCGAAGAACTCAACGCCGCGCTAAACGCCATTATTGATCTGGAGGGGCTGGAAATTGAGATCTGTGGCGCATGGCTTTGGGTTGGTGGCAATACCTTTCCTCATAAAGAGGTTTTGAAGGCTGCAAGCTTCAAGTTTGCAAGAAAAAAGCAGAAATGGAACTTCCGCCCTGCTGCGTGGAAATCTAACAGCCGTGGCGGTTTTTCCATGGAAGATATCAGGGAGGCACACGGCAGCGCTCGCCCGTCCCGTCCTGCTCGGCGTGGCTTTGCTCTTGGGGTTGCTGCATGA
- a CDS encoding LuxR family transcriptional regulator has translation MNSLTAALEFIESVNNEETPDLVSKRLAELGQSFGFTSFCLAAIPEANASFDGSIMLTGWRPEWQQRYLDRNYIQNDPIVAKARTASRPFLWSSVARDSNLSAAAQQVLSEARDYGMYDGVCVPVRGLQNYQGMLIFGGPEVRLNEREISVLHLVGIYASNKVRELAGSNIRRPRHRITPRELECLKWAAAGKTSWEISKILNISQHTADWYLASAARKLHASNRTHAVAEGFRFGLIR, from the coding sequence ATGAACTCATTGACTGCTGCACTAGAATTTATTGAATCTGTTAATAATGAAGAGACACCTGATCTTGTTTCTAAGCGTCTTGCTGAACTTGGTCAGTCTTTTGGCTTTACAAGTTTTTGTCTTGCCGCGATCCCCGAAGCTAACGCATCCTTTGATGGGTCTATTATGTTGACTGGTTGGCGGCCTGAATGGCAACAACGTTATCTCGATCGTAATTACATACAAAATGATCCGATTGTCGCGAAAGCGCGTACTGCTAGTCGTCCATTCCTTTGGTCCAGCGTTGCCCGTGATAGTAATCTTTCTGCAGCTGCACAGCAGGTTCTGTCAGAAGCGCGCGATTACGGAATGTATGACGGAGTGTGTGTGCCAGTGCGTGGCCTTCAGAACTATCAAGGCATGCTGATTTTTGGTGGACCAGAAGTTCGACTGAACGAACGCGAAATCAGTGTTCTTCATCTGGTTGGTATTTATGCGAGTAATAAAGTGCGTGAACTAGCTGGTTCAAACATCAGGCGTCCTCGTCATCGCATTACTCCTCGTGAACTTGAGTGCCTGAAGTGGGCAGCTGCAGGCAAGACAAGTTGGGAGATCAGTAAGATCCTAAACATCTCTCAGCATACTGCGGACTGGTATCTGGCTTCGGCTGCCAGAAAGCTGCATGCTTCGAATAGAACACACGCGGTAGCTGAGGGTTTTCGGTTCGGCCTTATTCGATAA
- a CDS encoding alpha/beta fold hydrolase gives MDQKMLLGFYKREKFWRVFTSFSVLICLSLTQPSHGQSNNREIGPTSEPLGTLNMQTWGVPVKLEDSSRTIILEATTFRPDAAAPFPLVIINHGANKTAPSDGPWNYRPDNAIRWFLSKGYAVAVLIRRGYGRSEGKRTALEASTWPDMKKSLDERANDINSTVEYFRSQPFVIDDRIVLTGISAGGNAVLAAASKNPEGVKGVIAFAPGVANNNRYELVQPDLVEQGFKKLGSTNKIPVLWVYVENDQYESPKLARFYFKAYKSESDAGQELVIYPPSGEDGHDLFQRDDGSETWGPHAKRFLERVMQ, from the coding sequence ATGGATCAGAAAATGCTTTTGGGGTTTTATAAAAGAGAGAAGTTCTGGCGAGTGTTCACCAGTTTCTCAGTTTTGATATGTTTATCTTTAACCCAGCCATCTCATGGGCAATCCAATAACCGCGAGATAGGGCCTACCAGTGAGCCGCTTGGCACATTGAATATGCAGACTTGGGGGGTGCCAGTTAAGCTTGAAGATAGTAGCAGAACGATAATTTTGGAAGCAACTACATTCCGGCCTGATGCCGCTGCTCCATTCCCATTGGTGATTATCAATCATGGAGCAAATAAAACAGCTCCCAGTGATGGTCCATGGAACTATCGCCCCGACAATGCAATAAGATGGTTTCTTTCAAAGGGGTATGCAGTTGCGGTTCTGATCCGCAGAGGATATGGACGGTCAGAAGGAAAACGGACGGCATTAGAGGCCTCGACCTGGCCAGACATGAAAAAATCCCTTGATGAGCGGGCTAACGACATTAATAGCACAGTGGAATATTTTCGGAGTCAGCCTTTTGTTATTGATGATCGTATCGTTCTGACTGGAATATCGGCTGGCGGAAACGCTGTTCTTGCCGCTGCGAGCAAAAATCCAGAAGGGGTAAAAGGTGTAATCGCGTTTGCTCCTGGCGTGGCGAATAACAATCGCTATGAACTTGTCCAACCAGACTTAGTAGAGCAGGGCTTTAAAAAACTTGGTTCCACGAACAAGATACCAGTTCTTTGGGTTTATGTTGAGAACGATCAATATGAGAGCCCAAAATTGGCTCGATTCTATTTTAAGGCATATAAATCAGAAAGTGATGCGGGGCAAGAGTTGGTCATTTACCCACCCAGTGGTGAAGACGGCCACGATCTCTTCCAAAGAGATGATGGATCAGAAACTTGGGGCCCGCATGCGAAAAGGTTTCTTGAGCGGGTGATGCAGTAG
- a CDS encoding DNA methyltransferase produces the protein MTPAEFIKKWNNVELKERTASQSHFNDLCKLLEIEDPITADPRGEWFTFEKGASKTSGGEGWADVWRKNSFAWEYKGKRANLDKAFDQLLQYAIALENPPLLIVSDMDVIRLHTNWTNTVQNVHTIQLEDLTDAANRDLLRNAFFDPDKLKPTKTRKLVTEEAAQRFANMAQRLRSRGHAPQEVAHFINRLVFCMFAEDVDLLPNKIFERMIKAALPKPKTFGIHAKSLFGAMKTGGLVGFETVDWFNGGLFDSDDVLPLEHDDLDDLVLAAKLDWSDIDPSILGTLFERGLDPEKRSQLGAHYTDRDKIMQIVTPVIVEPLLSEWAGAKAQIESLIEKAPKATKEKLLRGKELAARTRALSKAEKLHVHFIERLKAFRALDPACGSGNFLYISLLELKNIEHRVNLEAEALGLPRGFPQLGPECVLGIELSSYAAELARVSVWIGEIQWMRRNGFEAAKNPILRTLNTIENRDAVLNADGTQAKWPKADVVIGNPPFLGDRRMIAELGEDYTFKLRSAFSTMVPGGSDLVCYWFAKAWGQIENSLLTRAGLVATNSIRGGANRTIIQKIVKNGCVTAAWSDEAWTVEGAAVRVSLVCFRKEAAKKVVLNGEVVKVIYSDLTTNALDFDLTDATRLRINEGVCFIGTQKNGPFDISGEIARVYLKSPLNPNGRPNSDVIFPWSNGSAITQRDPDKWIIDFGPAMKQEDASLYEDPFEKVVCDVKPTREHLRRDWHRLKWWLHGDPRPAQKKAVSKLHRMIVSPRVSKYRLFAWRNAKLVPDSAIVAIARYDNTTFGILHCSFHELWALRLGTSLEDRPRYTPSTTFETYPFPEGLTPNIPADDYVADPRAVKIAAAAARLNELRENWLNPADLVDRVAEVVPGYPDRIAPKDGAAAKELKKRTLTNLYNARPAWLDHAHKVLDEAVAEAYGWGDDWRAGLLTEDEILARLFDLNQTRAKAEAKVEKSAKTKAAKVKAKSKGKKNGK, from the coding sequence ATGACGCCTGCTGAGTTCATCAAAAAGTGGAACAATGTCGAGCTTAAAGAGCGGACAGCGTCCCAATCCCATTTCAACGACCTTTGTAAACTGCTGGAAATTGAGGACCCAATCACAGCGGACCCTAGAGGGGAGTGGTTTACCTTTGAAAAAGGCGCCTCCAAGACGAGTGGTGGCGAAGGCTGGGCCGACGTTTGGCGCAAAAATAGCTTCGCTTGGGAGTACAAGGGCAAGCGCGCCAATCTGGACAAAGCTTTTGATCAGTTGCTGCAATATGCCATCGCACTGGAAAACCCGCCGCTGTTGATCGTCTCTGATATGGACGTTATCCGGTTGCACACAAACTGGACAAACACTGTTCAGAATGTCCACACGATCCAGCTTGAAGATTTGACCGATGCAGCCAACCGCGACCTGTTGCGAAATGCCTTCTTCGATCCTGACAAACTGAAGCCAACCAAGACCCGGAAGTTAGTCACAGAAGAGGCGGCCCAAAGATTTGCTAATATGGCCCAACGCCTGCGTAGTCGTGGCCATGCGCCGCAAGAGGTGGCGCATTTCATCAACCGGCTGGTGTTCTGCATGTTCGCAGAGGATGTGGATCTGCTTCCAAACAAGATATTTGAGCGGATGATAAAAGCCGCCCTGCCCAAGCCAAAAACTTTCGGTATCCATGCTAAATCCTTGTTTGGGGCAATGAAAACCGGCGGGCTTGTTGGTTTTGAAACTGTTGACTGGTTTAACGGCGGGCTATTTGACAGCGATGACGTCTTGCCTTTGGAACACGATGATCTGGATGATCTGGTTTTGGCGGCCAAGCTGGATTGGTCTGATATTGACCCTTCTATTCTTGGTACTCTGTTTGAGCGCGGGTTGGACCCGGAGAAACGTAGCCAACTTGGGGCGCACTACACCGACCGTGATAAGATTATGCAGATCGTGACGCCGGTGATCGTGGAACCGCTTTTGTCTGAATGGGCAGGAGCAAAAGCCCAGATTGAGAGCTTGATAGAAAAAGCACCAAAAGCAACCAAGGAAAAGTTACTACGTGGTAAGGAGCTCGCAGCCCGTACTCGTGCACTGTCTAAGGCCGAGAAATTGCACGTGCATTTTATTGAGCGCCTCAAAGCGTTTCGCGCGCTCGATCCGGCCTGCGGTTCGGGGAACTTTCTGTACATATCGCTACTGGAGCTGAAGAATATCGAACACCGAGTGAACCTAGAGGCTGAGGCACTTGGCCTGCCACGTGGTTTCCCCCAGCTTGGGCCAGAATGTGTGCTAGGGATTGAGCTGTCCAGTTACGCTGCAGAACTAGCGCGTGTGTCGGTGTGGATCGGAGAGATTCAATGGATGCGTCGCAACGGCTTTGAGGCGGCAAAAAATCCAATTTTGCGGACTCTGAATACGATTGAGAATCGTGATGCGGTGCTGAACGCAGACGGCACGCAGGCTAAGTGGCCCAAGGCAGATGTTGTGATCGGTAATCCGCCGTTCTTGGGTGATAGGAGGATGATTGCTGAGCTCGGCGAAGACTATACCTTTAAATTGCGCAGTGCATTTTCCACAATGGTTCCTGGCGGTAGCGATTTGGTCTGCTACTGGTTTGCAAAGGCTTGGGGGCAAATAGAAAATAGTCTGCTCACCCGTGCAGGGCTGGTAGCAACTAATTCGATACGAGGAGGCGCAAATCGAACAATTATCCAGAAAATTGTCAAGAACGGGTGCGTCACTGCCGCGTGGTCAGATGAAGCTTGGACCGTAGAAGGAGCTGCTGTCAGGGTTTCTCTTGTTTGCTTTAGAAAAGAAGCTGCAAAGAAAGTGGTGTTAAACGGTGAGGTCGTAAAGGTTATCTACTCTGATTTAACAACTAATGCGCTTGACTTCGATTTAACGGATGCAACACGGCTGCGAATTAATGAGGGTGTCTGTTTCATAGGTACGCAAAAAAATGGGCCATTCGATATTTCTGGCGAAATTGCTCGAGTTTATCTTAAGAGCCCACTGAACCCAAATGGCAGGCCCAATTCTGATGTGATTTTTCCTTGGAGTAACGGTTCTGCCATAACGCAAAGAGATCCCGATAAATGGATCATCGACTTTGGACCTGCGATGAAACAGGAAGATGCATCACTATACGAAGATCCCTTCGAAAAGGTGGTTTGCGACGTAAAACCGACACGCGAACACTTAAGGCGTGATTGGCATCGCCTGAAATGGTGGTTGCACGGTGATCCACGGCCAGCTCAAAAAAAGGCCGTTTCAAAGCTGCATAGAATGATCGTTTCCCCGCGTGTTTCAAAATATCGCCTATTTGCTTGGCGAAACGCCAAGTTAGTTCCAGACTCTGCTATTGTTGCCATCGCTCGCTATGACAACACCACATTCGGCATTTTGCATTGTAGCTTTCACGAACTTTGGGCGTTGCGGTTGGGCACCTCACTTGAGGATCGGCCGCGCTACACCCCCTCCACCACGTTTGAGACTTATCCCTTCCCTGAGGGCCTCACCCCCAACATACCAGCCGACGATTACGTTGCCGATCCGCGCGCGGTTAAAATCGCCGCCGCCGCTGCTCGGCTGAATGAGTTACGGGAAAACTGGCTCAACCCTGCCGATCTGGTGGATCGCGTGGCAGAGGTAGTACCGGGTTATCCAGATCGCATCGCGCCCAAAGACGGTGCCGCTGCCAAGGAGCTCAAGAAACGCACCCTTACCAATCTCTATAACGCCCGCCCTGCATGGCTTGATCATGCGCATAAGGTGCTGGATGAGGCAGTGGCAGAGGCTTACGGCTGGGGCGATGATTGGCGTGCTGGACTGTTGACCGAGGATGAGATCTTGGCCCGTCTGTTCGACCTGAACCAAACACGCGCCAAGGCTGAGGCTAAAGTTGAAAAATCTGCGAAGACAAAGGCGGCAAAGGTCAAAGCAAAATCAAAGGGTAAGAAAAATGGTAAGTAA
- a CDS encoding HlyD family type I secretion periplasmic adaptor subunit → MSEQTTLSSIQKSRRKHMGWGIGLVGVLVVGLGGWASVAQINSAIITSGSIVVEGQAKKVQHQEGGIIGEILVKDGDRVKAGDVLFRLDETVVKANLSITRKRLYQMQAQEARLSAEWRSKLKVTFPNKLTILAKTDAITSATLEGEQALFAARQQGIKGRKMQLGEQVSQLEQQIVGLTVQRDAKAESIDLVTQQLSDFSILLEKRLINASQVTAIKRERAELVGQRGGLISQVAQTKEAISEKRIQVLQLDEEFLEKVLSDLQEIRAQIAELEEQEITAEDRLKRIDIRSPQSGYVHQLNVHTVGGVIAPGDILMLVVPENGKLIVETRVVPTDVDQLLPGQSAYVRLAAFDQRTTPELGAIVLNIAPDLTRDQVTGEQFYLARLRILESELPKLGGQTLVPGMPVEGFIQTGERTVLSYFIKPLRDQIAHALKEK, encoded by the coding sequence ATGTCTGAGCAAACAACACTTTCCAGCATTCAAAAGTCACGCCGTAAACATATGGGCTGGGGCATTGGCCTTGTGGGTGTTTTGGTGGTTGGCCTTGGAGGCTGGGCCTCTGTTGCGCAAATTAACAGCGCGATTATCACCTCCGGCTCCATCGTGGTCGAAGGGCAGGCAAAAAAGGTTCAGCATCAGGAAGGCGGCATCATCGGTGAGATCCTCGTTAAGGATGGCGATAGGGTCAAAGCTGGCGATGTCCTATTCCGTCTGGATGAGACGGTGGTCAAAGCCAATCTGTCAATCACCCGCAAACGGCTTTACCAGATGCAGGCGCAGGAAGCGCGGCTATCTGCTGAATGGCGCAGTAAACTCAAAGTCACCTTCCCGAACAAGCTTACGATCCTTGCTAAAACTGATGCCATCACATCTGCCACCCTTGAAGGAGAGCAGGCTCTGTTTGCCGCCCGCCAGCAAGGTATCAAAGGGCGCAAGATGCAGCTTGGCGAACAGGTTTCTCAGCTGGAGCAGCAGATTGTCGGGCTAACGGTGCAGCGCGACGCGAAGGCGGAAAGCATTGATCTGGTTACCCAACAGCTCTCGGACTTCTCCATCCTACTGGAAAAGCGCTTGATCAACGCCTCGCAAGTCACGGCCATCAAACGTGAACGAGCTGAGCTTGTGGGACAGCGCGGTGGGTTAATCTCGCAGGTTGCCCAGACCAAGGAAGCCATTAGCGAGAAGCGCATTCAGGTTCTACAGTTGGATGAAGAGTTCCTCGAAAAGGTACTCTCTGATCTTCAGGAGATACGCGCTCAGATTGCCGAGCTAGAAGAACAAGAAATCACCGCAGAAGATAGACTGAAGCGCATTGATATCCGCAGCCCGCAATCGGGCTATGTGCATCAACTTAACGTGCATACGGTTGGCGGCGTAATTGCACCCGGTGACATTCTCATGCTGGTGGTGCCAGAAAACGGCAAACTCATCGTGGAAACCCGAGTGGTTCCAACCGATGTGGATCAATTGTTGCCGGGGCAAAGCGCCTATGTGCGCCTTGCTGCCTTTGACCAGCGCACCACACCGGAACTGGGAGCGATAGTTCTTAACATCGCGCCAGACCTGACACGCGATCAGGTCACTGGCGAACAGTTCTATCTGGCCCGGTTGAGGATCCTGGAAAGCGAACTACCAAAGCTTGGCGGACAGACCCTCGTCCCCGGTATGCCAGTCGAAGGCTTCATCCAAACCGGAGAACGCACAGTCCTCTCCTACTTCATCAAACCCCTCCGCGATCAGATCGCTCATGCTCTCAAAGAGAAGTAG
- a CDS encoding type II toxin-antitoxin system prevent-host-death family antitoxin, translated as MKEYSFTQINRECGSVLDDAMRQPVTLCKNGKPKIVMIPYEAYEKASNTQAAYKLGEEPPEVSALLDEGLDNILKDDD; from the coding sequence ATGAAAGAGTACTCGTTCACCCAGATTAATAGAGAGTGCGGCAGCGTGTTAGACGATGCAATGAGGCAACCGGTAACGCTGTGCAAGAATGGAAAACCCAAAATCGTGATGATCCCTTATGAGGCTTACGAAAAAGCGAGCAACACTCAAGCCGCTTACAAGCTAGGGGAAGAGCCGCCAGAGGTTTCCGCCCTTCTGGATGAAGGATTAGACAACATACTGAAAGATGACGACTAA
- a CDS encoding recombinase family protein codes for MKNILIGYARCSTDKQDLEIQKSSLADLGIDASRIYSDHGLTGTNRTRPGLDQALAAVREGDTLVVAKLDRLARSVPDARWIAEQLTERGVKLQLGASVYDPVDPMGKMFFNILATFAEFEADLIRLRTREGMKRARALGKLRGKKPKLSELQHKELRRMYDTGEYSISDLAEMFTVSRPTIYRTLARTSKTQQV; via the coding sequence ATGAAAAACATCTTGATTGGCTATGCCCGCTGCTCGACTGACAAGCAGGACCTTGAAATCCAAAAATCATCGCTCGCGGATCTTGGCATCGATGCCAGCCGAATTTATAGCGATCACGGATTAACCGGCACCAACCGCACCAGGCCAGGGCTCGATCAGGCGTTAGCAGCCGTGCGCGAGGGGGACACTTTGGTTGTTGCGAAACTGGATCGGCTTGCCAGATCTGTACCGGACGCCAGATGGATTGCCGAACAGCTCACAGAGCGCGGCGTGAAGCTGCAGCTGGGCGCCAGCGTTTATGATCCGGTTGATCCGATGGGGAAGATGTTCTTCAACATCCTTGCCACTTTTGCCGAGTTTGAAGCCGATCTTATTAGACTACGAACCCGCGAAGGCATGAAGCGGGCAAGAGCGCTCGGTAAACTGCGCGGCAAGAAACCCAAACTCTCCGAGCTGCAACATAAAGAGCTTCGCCGGATGTACGATACCGGCGAGTACTCCATTTCCGATTTGGCGGAAATGTTTACCGTCTCCCGGCCAACAATTTATAGAACCTTAGCAAGAACTTCAAAGACCCAGCAGGTCTGA
- a CDS encoding recombinase family protein, whose translation MIFGYVRVSTEEQNLRMQEQALQEAGCEEILADRGVRGNAVVKPQLARLLDKARDGDTIVVWRLDRLSRSLQDLLALMEDLEQPGLHLHSIKEQVDTNSPGGMLYFHMVGAFAQFERDVIRQRTRSGLESAKLAGVKLGRPQKLTDEQWQALRPHITPHPDNNGKWQGIAKAATLAGVSRSSIYHRLQLEAQEALQANGVET comes from the coding sequence ATGATTTTTGGCTATGTTCGTGTCTCTACCGAAGAGCAGAATCTAAGAATGCAAGAGCAAGCTTTGCAGGAGGCTGGCTGCGAAGAAATTCTAGCTGACAGAGGGGTGAGGGGCAATGCTGTTGTCAAACCTCAGCTCGCGCGCCTTCTCGATAAAGCACGAGACGGGGATACCATTGTCGTTTGGCGGCTGGACCGTCTTTCCCGATCCCTGCAAGACCTCCTTGCTTTGATGGAGGATCTGGAGCAGCCTGGTTTGCATCTACACTCCATTAAGGAACAGGTTGATACGAATAGCCCAGGCGGAATGCTCTACTTTCATATGGTGGGAGCATTTGCGCAATTTGAGCGTGACGTAATTCGCCAGCGTACTCGGTCAGGCTTGGAAAGTGCTAAACTTGCGGGTGTGAAGCTCGGCAGGCCGCAAAAGTTAACCGACGAACAATGGCAAGCTTTAAGGCCGCACATAACACCTCATCCAGATAACAACGGGAAGTGGCAAGGTATCGCGAAAGCTGCAACGCTTGCTGGGGTCAGCAGATCTTCAATCTACCATCGCCTGCAGTTGGAAGCGCAGGAAGCGCTACAGGCAAATGGGGTCGAAACCTAA
- a CDS encoding toll/interleukin-1 receptor domain-containing protein, whose protein sequence is MENLAVSQPDLRDVFLCHAWDDRQGSAKELHDLLEARGVRVWFSEKDLGLGVPMMRAIDKGLVNSRIGIVLVSPAMLRRLPAEGVADKELSALLRRERLIPVIHETTYEELEQVSLLLASRAGLSTTEETMAEVATKIAELVAT, encoded by the coding sequence GTGGAGAACCTAGCTGTCTCGCAGCCTGACCTTCGTGACGTGTTTCTCTGCCATGCATGGGACGACAGGCAAGGTTCAGCGAAGGAACTGCATGATCTGCTTGAAGCGCGTGGTGTCCGCGTTTGGTTCAGCGAAAAGGACCTTGGCCTAGGGGTGCCGATGATGCGTGCAATCGACAAGGGCTTGGTGAACTCACGCATCGGTATCGTTTTGGTTTCTCCAGCCATGTTGCGGCGCCTCCCAGCTGAAGGTGTTGCAGATAAGGAGCTTTCAGCGCTCCTTCGACGTGAGCGTCTCATTCCTGTTATTCATGAAACGACCTACGAAGAGCTTGAGCAGGTCAGCCTCTTGCTAGCTTCTCGAGCAGGTCTGAGCACAACTGAAGAGACGATGGCCGAAGTCGCGACCAAAATCGCAGAACTAGTTGCCACTTAG